A stretch of the Glycine soja cultivar W05 chromosome 13, ASM419377v2, whole genome shotgun sequence genome encodes the following:
- the LOC114382435 gene encoding linamarin synthase 2-like: MDSLLHIQKPHVVCVPFPAQGHVNPFMQLAKLLHCVGFHITFVNTEFNHNRFVKSHGPDFVKGLPDFKFETIPDGLPPSDKDATQDVPALCDSTRKTCYGPLKELVMKLNSSSPEMPPVSCIIADGVMGFAGRVARDLGIQEVQLWTASACGFVGYLQFEELVKRGILPFKDENFAIDGTLDKSLNWISEMKDIRLKDLPSFIRTTTLDDTMFDFLGSEARNTLRSSSIIINTFQDLDGEAIDVLRIKNPNIYNIGPLHLIDRHFLEKEKGFKASGSSLWKNDSKCLAWLDKWEPNSVIYVNYGSITVMTEHHLKEFAWGLANSKQHFLWIIRPDVVMGESISLPQEFFDAIKDRGYITSWCVQEKVLSHPSVGAFLTHCGWNSTLESISAGVPMICWPFFAEQQTNCKYACTTWGIGMEINHDVRREEIAKLVKEMMMGEKGMEMKQKSLEWKKKAIRATDVGGSSYNDFYKLIKEVFHHSVL; encoded by the exons atggatTCACTACTTCATATCCAAAAGCCTCATGTTGTATGTGTACCATTTCCAGCACAAGGCCATGTAAACCCCTTTATGCAACTAGCCAAACTCCTTCATTGTGTGGGTTTCCACATAACCTTTGTGAACACTGAGTTCAACCACAACCGTTTTGTCAAGTCCCATGGACCAGACTTTGTTAAGGGTCTCCCTGATTTCAAATTTGAGACCATACCCGATGGCTTGCCGCCTTCGGATAAGGATGCAACTCAGGATGTTCCAGCACTGTGCGATTCTACTAGGAAAACTTGTTATGGTCCATTGAAAGAGTTGGTGATGAAGTTGAACTCTTCTTCCCCTGAAATGCCTCCGGTTAGTTGCATCATTGCTGATGGGGTTATGGGATTTGCTGGAAGAGTCGCAAGGGATTTGGGTATACAAGAGGTTCAACTTTGGACAGCCTCAGCGTGTGGTTTTGTGGGATATTTGCAATTCGAGGAACTGGTGAAAAGAGGCATTCTTCCATTCAAAG ATGAAAATTTTGCTATTGATGGCACCTTGGATAAGAGTTTAAATTGGATTTCTGAAATGAAGGATATTAGACTCAAAGACCTTCCAAGTTTTATCAGAACGACCACTTTGGATGATACTATGTTTGATTTCTTGGGTTCTGAGGCACGAAACACTTTGAGATCATCTTCAATCATCATTAACACATTCCAAGACTTAGATGGAGAAGCCATTGATGTCCTTAGGATCAAGAACCCTAACATATATAACATTGGCCCACTTCACTTGATTGATAGGCATTTTCTTGAGAAAGAAAAGGGCTTCAAGGCTAGTGGATCAAGTTTATggaaaaatgattcaaaatgcTTAGCATGGCTAGACAAATGGGAACCTAACTCAGTCATATATGTTAATTATGGAAGTATAACGGTGATGACAGAGCATCACTTGAAAGAATTTGCTTGGGGACTAGCAAATAGCAAGCAACATTTCTTATGGATAATAAGGCCAGATGTAGTAATGGGTGAATCTATATCTTTGCCACAAGAGTTCTTTGATGCGATCAAGGACAGGGGATATATAACAAGTTGGTGTGTTCAAGAGAAAGTGCTTTCTCATCCATCAGTTGGGGCCTTTCTAACCCATTGTGGTTGGAATTCTACACTTGAAAGTATATCTGCAGGTGTGCCTATGATTTGTTGGCCTTTCTTTGCCGAGCAACAAACAAATTGCAAGTATGCATGCACAACTTGGGGAATCGGAATGGAAATTAACCATGATGTTAGGAGAGAAGAGATAGCAAAGCTTGTGAAGGAAATGATGATGGGAGAAAAGGGAAtggaaatgaaacaaaaatcctTAGAGTGGAAGAAGAAAGCAATAAGAGCTACTGATGTTGGAGGATCATCTTACAATGATTTCTATAAGTTAATAAAGGAGGTTTTTCATCACAGTGTTCTTTAA
- the LOC114382436 gene encoding protein MAIN-LIKE 2-like, translated as MDQREHPELKLSSHGRKVQKLGRPVPTIEGLVVGTGLSPLIACSVDTGDRRLISSFVERWHGETSSFHLPVGEVTITLDDMAPLLHLPIIGNFHTFQPLHVDEAVLMLVYLLLVSADATRVETGHCHGPYVRLSWLRDIYQCKCQAKHWTAATRAYLLLLLLGCTLFANKSETHVRVVFLDALRDCSKSDKCIGSRK; from the exons ATGGACCAAagag AACATCCTGAGTTGAAGTTATCCTCCCATGGGAGGAAGGTGCAGAAATTAGGTAGGCCTGTCCCTACAATTGAAGGGCTAGTTGTTGGCACAGGACTAAGTCCTTTGATCGCGTGTTCAGTAGACACTGGTGATCGAAGACTTATATCCTcgtttgtggagaggtggcacggGGAGACTAGCAGTTTCCATCTTCCCGTGGGGGAGGTTACCATCACCCTGGACGACATGGCACCTCTTCTTCATCTGCCCATCATTGGCAACTTCCATACCTTCCAGCCTCTGCACGTCGACGAGGCGGTGTTGATGTTGGTTTACTTACTATTGGTCTCAGCAGATGCAACCAGGGTCGAGACAGGACATTGTCATGGACCATACGTACGCCTATCTTGGCTACGAGATATATATCAGTGCAAATGTCAGGCCAAACATTGGACAGCTGCAACTCGTGcctatcttcttcttcttcttctaggttgcactctttttgctaacaagagtgaaACCCATGTTCGTGTTGTCTTCTTAGACGCTTTACGTGATTGTTCAAAGTCCGACAAATGCAtcggatcgcgcaagtag